In Shouchella patagoniensis, the following are encoded in one genomic region:
- the spoIVA gene encoding stage IV sporulation protein A: MEKVDIFKDIAERTGGDIYLGVVGAVRTGKSTFIKKFMELVVLPNIENEADKARAQDELPQSAAGKTIMTTEPKFVPNQAVSIHVDEGLDVNIRLVDCVGYAVPGAKGYEDENGPRMIHTPWYEEPIPFQEAAEIGTRKVIQEHSTLGVVVTTDGTIGDIPRHDYLDSEARVVEELKEVGKPFIMIVNSVRPNHPDTEQLRASLSEEYDIPVLAMSIESMTDYDINSVLREVLFEFPVHEVNVNLPSWVMVLKNEHWLRQSYEESVRETVKDIKRLRDVDRVVGQFTELDFIDQAKLAGIEMGQGIAEIDLYAPDELYDQVLKEVVGVEIRGKDHLLSLMQDFAHAKSEYDQVADALRMVKQTGYGIAAPALSDMSLDEPEIIRQGSRFGVRLKAVAPSIHMVKVDVESEFAPIIGTEKQSEELVRYLMQDFEENPLSIWNSDIFGRSLNSIVREGISAKLSLMPENARYKLQETLERIINEGSGGLIAIIL, encoded by the coding sequence TTGGAAAAAGTAGATATCTTTAAAGATATCGCGGAGCGGACCGGTGGCGACATATATCTCGGCGTCGTTGGAGCGGTTCGCACGGGAAAATCAACGTTCATCAAAAAATTTATGGAACTTGTGGTGTTGCCTAATATTGAAAATGAGGCAGATAAAGCGAGAGCACAAGACGAGCTTCCACAATCAGCTGCAGGTAAAACAATTATGACAACCGAACCAAAATTTGTACCAAATCAGGCCGTTTCTATCCATGTGGATGAAGGACTTGATGTGAATATTCGTCTTGTTGACTGTGTCGGATATGCTGTGCCAGGAGCAAAAGGATATGAGGATGAGAATGGACCAAGAATGATTCACACACCTTGGTATGAAGAACCAATTCCGTTTCAAGAAGCGGCTGAAATTGGAACTAGAAAAGTGATTCAAGAACACTCAACTTTAGGTGTTGTCGTTACCACTGATGGAACAATAGGCGATATTCCTCGCCATGACTACTTAGATTCTGAAGCAAGAGTTGTTGAGGAATTAAAAGAAGTAGGTAAACCGTTTATAATGATCGTTAATAGTGTGCGTCCAAATCATCCAGATACAGAACAATTAAGAGCTTCTTTATCGGAAGAATATGATATTCCTGTGTTGGCGATGAGTATTGAAAGCATGACTGATTATGATATTAATAGCGTATTGCGTGAAGTGCTATTTGAATTTCCAGTTCATGAAGTAAACGTAAACTTACCAAGTTGGGTAATGGTTTTAAAGAACGAGCATTGGCTCCGCCAGAGTTATGAAGAGTCTGTGCGTGAGACAGTTAAAGATATTAAACGATTACGTGATGTTGATAGAGTGGTAGGTCAGTTCACTGAACTTGATTTTATTGATCAAGCAAAGCTTGCCGGTATTGAGATGGGTCAAGGAATTGCAGAAATTGATTTATATGCACCTGATGAGTTATACGACCAAGTGCTAAAAGAAGTTGTTGGTGTTGAAATACGTGGGAAAGATCATTTACTTTCTCTAATGCAAGATTTTGCCCATGCTAAATCAGAGTATGATCAAGTTGCGGATGCCTTGCGTATGGTCAAACAAACTGGCTATGGTATTGCGGCTCCGGCATTGTCGGATATGAGCCTCGATGAGCCAGAAATCATTCGTCAAGGTTCAAGGTTTGGAGTACGTCTTAAAGCCGTCGCTCCATCAATTCACATGGTGAAAGTTGATGTTGAATCAGAATTTGCGCCGATCATAGGCACAGAGAAACAAAGTGAAGAGCTTGTGCGATACTTAATGCAAGACTTTGAAGAGAACCCTCTGTCCATTTGGAATTCCGATATTTTTGGTAGATCGTTAAATTCCATTGTACGTGAAGGGATTTCTGCAAAACTCTCTTTAATGCCTGAAAACGCGCGTTATAAGCTACAAGAAACGTTAGAGCGAATTATAAATGAAGGTTCTGGCGGTTTAATTGCGATCATCCTTTAG
- a CDS encoding DUF2768 domain-containing protein, with the protein MSTAMLNMYISFGGLLLMFISAGTALLARTKLSGIFAKAVLTFSFCCLLVSGIVVFYIVVGGPTSVR; encoded by the coding sequence ATGTCGACAGCAATGTTAAATATGTACATATCTTTTGGAGGATTGCTGCTTATGTTCATTTCAGCTGGAACAGCATTGCTCGCCAGAACGAAGTTGAGCGGTATTTTTGCTAAAGCTGTTCTAACGTTTTCGTTTTGTTGTTTGCTTGTCTCTGGTATTGTTGTTTTTTATATTGTCGTTGGTGGTCCAACTTCAGTTAGATAG
- a CDS encoding stage VI sporulation protein F: protein MFKKNESFFDQVQKSAKVRPDELLKLANSVSQANLKDEATLRGLIGRVAALANKPVTKEKEDQIVQAILSNNMPADLSSLTKMFNNNK, encoded by the coding sequence ATGTTTAAAAAGAATGAGTCTTTTTTTGATCAAGTTCAGAAATCAGCTAAGGTTCGTCCTGATGAGCTACTAAAGCTCGCTAATTCTGTCAGCCAAGCGAATTTGAAGGATGAAGCTACATTGCGAGGATTAATTGGCAGAGTAGCTGCACTAGCAAATAAGCCAGTAACGAAAGAAAAAGAGGATCAAATTGTGCAAGCGATTTTAAGCAATAATATGCCCGCGGATTTGTCGTCGTTAACAAAAATGTTCAACAACAATAAATAA
- a CDS encoding NAD(P)H-dependent glycerol-3-phosphate dehydrogenase yields the protein MSKQKIAVFGAGSWGSALAIVLADNGHEVRLVGRRAKQIDEINGNHTNNTYLPGITIPTGIKGFTEAKEALCDVDAVLLVVPSKVIRETVRSLLPLLSKKTPIIHASKGIEPSTHKRVSEIIKEEGLGSDQMGSITVLSGPSHAEEVALRQPTTVTVASEDDEAATYAQNLFMNQQFRVYTNPDLVGVEIGGALKNIIALVCGVTNGLGYGDNTKAAIMTRGLAEIARLGVHMGANPLTFSGLSGLGDLIVTCTSVHSRNWRAGKMLGEGKTMEEVLEQMGMVVEGIRTTKAAHELANETNIDMPVTKALYSVLFEKIDPYQAAEELMGRVKRNEVESLYDL from the coding sequence ATGAGTAAACAAAAAATAGCTGTATTTGGTGCTGGAAGTTGGGGAAGTGCGTTAGCAATCGTGCTTGCCGATAATGGGCATGAAGTTCGTCTAGTTGGTCGACGTGCAAAGCAAATTGATGAAATAAATGGCAATCATACGAATAATACGTATTTGCCTGGTATTACGATTCCTACTGGTATTAAAGGGTTTACTGAAGCAAAAGAGGCTTTATGTGATGTAGATGCGGTTTTGCTTGTTGTCCCTTCGAAAGTCATTAGGGAAACAGTTCGCAGTTTGTTGCCTTTACTTTCAAAAAAAACGCCAATTATTCATGCAAGTAAAGGGATTGAGCCTTCAACACATAAGCGTGTGTCAGAAATCATTAAAGAAGAAGGTTTAGGTTCGGATCAAATGGGATCAATTACGGTCTTATCGGGGCCAAGCCATGCTGAGGAAGTGGCATTACGTCAGCCAACTACAGTAACGGTCGCATCAGAAGATGATGAGGCTGCGACGTATGCACAAAATTTGTTTATGAATCAGCAATTCCGCGTATATACAAACCCAGATTTGGTTGGTGTTGAAATTGGCGGTGCATTAAAAAACATCATTGCACTTGTCTGTGGTGTGACCAATGGTTTAGGGTATGGCGATAATACAAAAGCGGCGATTATGACGAGAGGTCTAGCGGAAATTGCCCGTTTAGGCGTACATATGGGAGCGAACCCACTAACTTTTTCTGGCTTATCAGGACTTGGAGACTTGATTGTTACATGTACAAGCGTTCATTCTCGGAATTGGAGAGCAGGTAAAATGTTAGGTGAAGGTAAGACGATGGAAGAAGTATTAGAACAAATGGGTATGGTTGTAGAAGGCATTCGTACCACAAAAGCCGCGCACGAACTAGCAAATGAAACGAATATTGATATGCCTGTCACGAAAGCATTGTACTCAGTATTGTTTGAAAAAATCGACCCTTATCAAGCTGCTGAAGAATTGATGGGACGTGTGAAGCGGAATGAAGTGGAATCGCTTTATGATCTTTAA
- the plsY gene encoding glycerol-3-phosphate 1-O-acyltransferase PlsY, which translates to MIVLLLMMVLFGYLLGSVSFSYLIAKKIKKIDIRSTGSGNAGATNTMRLLGVGPAICVLLLDVLKGVVPVFLAMALTSDPLVHILAGLAAILGHNWPIYFGFRGGKGVATTIGVIATLMFYPALIAGVIAIASIIITRYVSLGSLLFAAFTPIVALLIWPLPFATYPLEYIYLSALLAIMSLWRHRTNVSRLLAGTESKLGKKHA; encoded by the coding sequence GTGATTGTTTTGCTTTTAATGATGGTGCTATTTGGTTATTTGTTAGGATCAGTAAGCTTTAGTTATCTTATTGCGAAAAAAATTAAAAAGATTGATATACGTTCAACTGGAAGCGGGAATGCCGGGGCGACCAATACAATGCGTCTACTCGGCGTTGGGCCCGCAATCTGTGTGTTGCTTTTGGATGTGTTGAAAGGGGTTGTGCCAGTTTTTTTGGCAATGGCATTAACATCAGACCCCCTCGTACATATTTTAGCTGGGCTTGCTGCTATCTTAGGTCATAATTGGCCAATTTATTTTGGATTCCGAGGTGGGAAAGGTGTGGCAACTACTATTGGTGTAATTGCTACATTGATGTTTTATCCTGCGTTAATTGCTGGCGTAATTGCGATTGCAAGCATTATTATTACACGTTATGTGTCGCTTGGGTCGTTATTATTTGCTGCGTTTACTCCAATTGTCGCCTTATTAATTTGGCCTTTGCCTTTTGCGACATATCCGTTGGAATATATTTATTTATCTGCTTTGCTTGCAATTATGTCCCTATGGCGCCATCGAACAAACGTCAGCCGTTTACTTGCAGGAACAGAAAGCAAATTAGGAAAAAAACATGCGTAA
- the der gene encoding ribosome biogenesis GTPase Der yields MTKPVVAIVGRPNVGKSTIFNRIVGERVAIVEDLPGVTRDRLYSKGEWLNHDFYVIDTGGIELGDEPLLVQMRQQAEIAIDEANVIIFMVNGREGITAADQEVVNLLFRSKKPVVLAVNKIDNPEMRESLYEFYSLGIGEPYGISGSHGLGLGDLLDEVVAHFPDEVDDGFDEDTIKMALIGRPNVGKSSLVNALLGEERVIVSQIPGTTRDAIDTSFTRDDQDYVVIDTAGMRKRGKVYEATEKYSVLRSLKAIERSDVVLVVINGEEGIIEQDKKIAGYAHEAGRAIVIVVNKWDVIKKDDKTMQNFIEDIRAEFQFLSYAPICFLSAKTKQRMHLLLPQVKKVSENHHLRVPTHVLNDMIMDAVAMNPTPTDKGKRLKINYVTQVAVQPPTFVFFVNEPELMHFSYRRFLENRLRATFEFEGTPIHIISRKKND; encoded by the coding sequence GTGACAAAACCAGTCGTTGCAATCGTAGGAAGACCGAATGTAGGAAAATCAACGATCTTTAACCGCATTGTTGGTGAAAGGGTCGCAATTGTAGAAGATCTTCCAGGTGTAACACGTGACCGTTTATATAGTAAAGGCGAATGGTTAAATCATGATTTTTATGTGATTGATACAGGTGGAATTGAGCTTGGCGACGAACCGTTGCTTGTTCAAATGCGTCAACAAGCAGAAATAGCAATTGATGAGGCAAATGTTATTATCTTTATGGTGAATGGACGTGAAGGAATTACGGCTGCTGATCAAGAAGTTGTTAACCTATTGTTCCGTTCTAAAAAACCGGTTGTATTAGCGGTAAATAAAATTGATAATCCAGAAATGAGAGAATCCCTGTATGAATTTTATTCTCTAGGGATCGGTGAACCATATGGTATTTCTGGTTCCCATGGTCTAGGCTTAGGGGATTTGCTTGATGAAGTAGTTGCGCATTTTCCTGATGAAGTTGATGATGGATTTGACGAAGACACGATTAAAATGGCGTTAATTGGTCGTCCTAACGTTGGCAAGTCTTCGCTTGTTAATGCATTGTTAGGTGAAGAAAGAGTTATTGTAAGCCAGATTCCAGGTACGACTAGAGATGCAATTGATACTTCTTTCACTCGAGACGATCAAGATTACGTGGTAATTGATACCGCTGGGATGAGAAAAAGAGGGAAAGTATACGAAGCCACAGAAAAATATAGTGTTCTTCGCTCATTAAAAGCGATAGAACGCTCAGATGTGGTCCTCGTTGTCATTAATGGGGAAGAAGGCATTATTGAACAAGATAAGAAGATTGCGGGATATGCTCATGAGGCAGGCCGTGCGATCGTTATTGTTGTGAATAAATGGGATGTCATTAAAAAAGACGATAAAACAATGCAAAATTTTATTGAAGACATCCGTGCTGAATTTCAATTTTTATCTTATGCGCCTATTTGTTTTTTATCAGCAAAAACAAAGCAACGTATGCATTTATTGCTACCACAAGTGAAAAAAGTATCAGAGAATCACCATTTACGTGTTCCAACGCATGTATTAAATGACATGATTATGGATGCGGTCGCAATGAACCCTACTCCAACCGACAAAGGGAAGCGTTTAAAAATCAATTATGTGACTCAAGTTGCTGTGCAACCACCAACGTTTGTGTTCTTTGTAAATGAACCAGAATTGATGCACTTTTCATACAGACGTTTCTTAGAAAATCGATTACGAGCTACATTTGAGTTCGAAGGAACGCCAATTCACATTATATCGCGTAAGAAAAACGACTAA
- a CDS encoding YphA family membrane protein: protein MFVYWFGWLVWIVSTFLMPKNEFRAVMSLCMLAMMIFIPLTMTIFGLTVSLGYIFCLLISYLQVGKRSVRQLVYPLFATMCITCAYVLINELIRVDPVILVIDKRILIALPTLFVAFLLLRGAKRTVLLSIGLLHGEVAVHIWRSDFSGTLIGSYAFFDVLAIAATVSVCCTVIHKGIKKWESYVLARKTRPTPIPNRIDKHA, encoded by the coding sequence ATGTTTGTTTATTGGTTTGGTTGGCTTGTATGGATTGTTTCTACTTTTTTAATGCCCAAAAATGAGTTTCGAGCTGTTATGAGTTTGTGTATGCTTGCAATGATGATATTTATTCCATTAACAATGACTATTTTTGGTTTAACGGTGAGTTTAGGCTACATCTTCTGTCTATTGATCAGTTATTTACAAGTTGGTAAACGCTCTGTAAGACAACTGGTATACCCTCTGTTTGCTACAATGTGTATTACTTGTGCGTATGTTTTGATAAATGAATTGATTCGAGTTGATCCTGTTATTCTCGTGATTGATAAGCGGATATTAATAGCATTACCCACTTTATTTGTGGCATTTTTACTTCTTCGCGGGGCAAAACGTACAGTATTGCTCTCGATTGGATTGCTCCATGGTGAAGTGGCAGTCCATATATGGCGATCAGATTTTTCTGGAACGTTAATTGGCTCCTATGCTTTTTTTGATGTACTTGCCATAGCAGCAACGGTCAGTGTGTGTTGCACAGTTATCCACAAAGGGATAAAAAAATGGGAGAGTTATGTTCTCGCAAGAAAGACACGACCAACTCCAATCCCAAACAGGATAGACAAGCATGCATGA
- the rpsA gene encoding 30S ribosomal protein S1 — protein sequence MVEEMNDKMNEMKSFVVGDIVTGKVTKVEDKQAFVDVGFKVDGIVPISELSSLHLEKASDILSVDDEFDFQVTKVADDELILSKKAVQAEKAWEALLQAHETGTILEAEVAEVVKGGLVVDLGVRGFIPASLVERHFVEDFSDYKGKTLRLKVTEIDKANNKLILSQRAVQEEEMEEKKKEVISSIQVGEIVEGTVQRLTNFGAFVDVGGVDGLVHISQISYERVNHPQDLLSEGQLVKVKVLSVDRDSERISLSIKETSPGPWADIENKFAIGTVVTGTVKRLVSFGAFVEIAPGVEGLVHISQISSRHIGTPQEVLEEGQEVQAKILEVSEADKRVSLSIRDVAEEKERNETRAYEKSTNDESSGFSLGDMIGDQLKNYRGNN from the coding sequence ATGGTCGAAGAAATGAATGATAAGATGAATGAAATGAAATCTTTTGTTGTCGGAGATATTGTTACAGGAAAAGTAACAAAAGTGGAAGACAAGCAGGCATTTGTAGACGTAGGTTTTAAAGTGGACGGAATAGTGCCAATCAGTGAATTGTCAAGTTTGCATTTGGAAAAAGCAAGTGACATTCTGTCTGTTGATGACGAGTTTGATTTTCAAGTGACAAAAGTTGCTGACGATGAACTAATACTTTCAAAGAAAGCTGTCCAAGCTGAAAAGGCATGGGAAGCTCTTTTACAAGCACACGAAACAGGAACGATTTTAGAGGCGGAAGTAGCTGAAGTAGTTAAAGGCGGGTTAGTCGTTGATTTGGGTGTTCGTGGTTTTATACCTGCGTCACTAGTCGAACGGCACTTTGTCGAGGATTTTTCGGATTATAAAGGGAAAACATTGCGGTTAAAAGTGACCGAGATAGACAAAGCGAATAACAAGTTAATTCTTTCCCAACGTGCTGTACAAGAAGAGGAAATGGAAGAAAAGAAAAAAGAAGTAATATCCTCGATCCAAGTTGGGGAGATCGTTGAAGGTACGGTACAGAGGTTAACAAATTTTGGTGCATTTGTTGATGTCGGGGGTGTTGATGGCCTTGTTCATATTTCACAAATTTCATATGAGCGGGTTAATCATCCACAGGATTTGTTAAGCGAAGGTCAATTAGTTAAAGTGAAAGTTCTTTCTGTTGATCGTGATAGTGAGCGTATTTCCTTATCGATTAAAGAAACTAGCCCCGGTCCTTGGGCGGATATTGAAAATAAGTTCGCTATCGGGACCGTTGTCACAGGTACTGTAAAACGACTTGTTTCTTTTGGGGCCTTTGTTGAAATTGCTCCCGGTGTTGAAGGTCTTGTCCATATTTCACAGATTTCAAGTCGACATATTGGCACACCTCAAGAAGTTTTGGAAGAAGGACAAGAAGTACAAGCGAAAATATTAGAAGTTAGTGAAGCGGATAAACGTGTTTCATTAAGTATTCGTGATGTGGCAGAAGAAAAAGAAAGAAACGAAACACGTGCATATGAAAAATCGACAAATGATGAATCAAGTGGATTTTCATTAGGTGACATGATTGGTGATCAGTTAAAGAACTATCGAGGAAATAATTAA
- a CDS encoding lysophospholipid acyltransferase family protein, with protein MSLYQFGQFVCRCVLSTFYKVRIVGKENIPEKGGVLLCANHISNFDPPLLGAYIKRPVRYMAKKELFDKPVIGRLLNNLGAFPVKRGGGDKQSLRTALQILKSGDIVGLFPEGTRSKNGEIGEGLAGAGFFAAKSDAYVVPCAIIGPYKKRKPVTLIYGKPIDMSSYRENRVSAKEITNLIMNEIQELKDHHLKSN; from the coding sequence ATGAGCCTTTATCAATTTGGTCAATTTGTTTGCAGGTGTGTGTTAAGTACATTTTATAAAGTGCGCATTGTTGGCAAGGAAAATATTCCTGAAAAAGGTGGGGTATTGCTTTGTGCAAATCATATTAGCAATTTTGATCCACCCCTTTTAGGTGCATATATTAAACGGCCTGTTCGATATATGGCTAAGAAGGAGCTTTTTGATAAACCTGTTATTGGTCGCCTGCTTAACAATCTAGGTGCTTTTCCTGTAAAAAGAGGCGGTGGAGATAAACAATCTCTTCGTACAGCTTTACAGATTTTAAAGTCAGGAGACATTGTTGGTTTGTTTCCTGAAGGCACACGGTCAAAAAATGGTGAGATTGGAGAAGGATTAGCAGGAGCTGGTTTCTTTGCTGCAAAAAGTGATGCATATGTAGTTCCTTGTGCGATTATTGGTCCTTACAAAAAGCGCAAGCCGGTTACTCTAATTTACGGAAAACCAATTGACATGAGTAGTTACCGTGAAAATCGGGTATCTGCTAAAGAGATAACAAATCTTATTATGAATGAGATTCAGGAATTAAAAGATCATCACCTCAAGTCGAACTAG
- the cmk gene encoding (d)CMP kinase, whose amino-acid sequence MNGFNVAIDGPAGAGKSTVAKKAAERLGFLYIDTGAMYRALTYAALTERIDLNDEHALTALLEGSALELEPSSTGTTVYWNEKNITADIRTDLVNKNVSLVSSHKEVRLAMVARQQALAKAKKAVLDGRDIGTHVLPDANVKIFLTASVEERARRRHQEQLDKGLPSDFEKLKEDIAKRDELDSTRLFAPLMQAEDAQVVDTTEMGIEEVINTILHLVKEQSV is encoded by the coding sequence ATGAATGGATTTAATGTTGCAATTGATGGCCCCGCTGGTGCGGGAAAAAGCACAGTAGCAAAAAAGGCAGCAGAACGTTTAGGCTTTTTATACATTGATACTGGAGCAATGTATCGGGCTTTGACCTATGCTGCACTTACTGAACGCATTGATTTAAATGATGAACATGCGTTAACTGCTTTATTAGAAGGAAGTGCGCTTGAGTTAGAACCCTCTTCCACTGGTACGACGGTGTATTGGAATGAAAAAAACATTACAGCTGATATTCGTACAGATCTTGTGAACAAGAATGTATCACTTGTATCTAGTCATAAGGAAGTACGTTTAGCAATGGTGGCAAGACAACAAGCGTTGGCTAAAGCAAAAAAAGCTGTTCTGGATGGTAGAGATATAGGCACTCATGTTTTGCCAGACGCAAATGTAAAGATTTTCTTGACTGCATCAGTCGAAGAAAGAGCGCGTCGCCGACATCAAGAGCAACTTGACAAAGGGCTGCCATCGGACTTCGAAAAATTAAAAGAAGACATTGCTAAGCGTGATGAACTTGATTCTACACGACTATTTGCTCCACTAATGCAGGCTGAAGATGCACAAGTAGTGGATACGACCGAGATGGGGATTGAAGAGGTTATTAATACCATACTTCATCTAGTAAAGGAGCAATCGGTGTAA
- the ypeB gene encoding germination protein YpeB, translating to MYKNILIGALAVAVAGAGYWGYQQKEEKDQFAIQAENSYQRAFHDLSFHIDQIEDELGKTLAMNSQRQLTPSLADVWRVTSLAEKSLAELPVQGLNMEDTEEYLFKIADFTYRTSVRDLNQEPLTDHEYETLEQLYEQASSIRHTMRETQAMMMQTDTKWLTEREREEESEPAEYSVAGHFERMNKSVQGFSEVEWGATDSAIRNLNGELKEALSGRERVSKEEAKAMALNYLKLGEGAKVQISDSAEALEYPAYSIVIDDPENQAHYNMDMSVEGGEPIWFLQDRHIEKAQISLNEAVEKAQDFLERGGKEHMMLVDSTQYDNLGVLEFAYVDNDVRIYPDTVTLEVALDDGDIVSYVGRGHLINHEENRDIPKPELSKEEAQSRVNDRVEIMEDHLAMIENQMQETVLVYEFYGTKNNDTYRIFINAQSGEEEKVERMQDSEPMY from the coding sequence ATGTATAAAAACATCTTAATCGGCGCATTAGCTGTTGCGGTCGCTGGTGCAGGATATTGGGGATACCAGCAAAAAGAAGAGAAAGACCAATTTGCAATACAAGCAGAGAATTCATACCAACGTGCATTTCATGATCTTAGTTTTCATATTGACCAAATTGAAGACGAACTTGGAAAGACGTTAGCGATGAATAGTCAGCGACAGTTAACGCCTTCCCTTGCAGATGTATGGCGTGTAACAAGTTTAGCTGAAAAAAGCCTAGCAGAACTTCCAGTTCAAGGGCTTAATATGGAAGATACAGAAGAGTATTTATTTAAGATTGCTGATTTCACATACAGAACTTCAGTCCGTGATTTAAATCAAGAGCCACTAACAGATCATGAATATGAAACACTTGAACAGCTTTATGAGCAAGCTTCGTCGATCCGTCACACCATGCGAGAAACACAAGCAATGATGATGCAGACTGATACGAAGTGGCTTACAGAAAGAGAAAGAGAAGAAGAAAGCGAACCAGCTGAATATTCTGTTGCTGGGCATTTTGAAAGAATGAACAAGTCTGTTCAAGGATTTAGTGAGGTTGAGTGGGGTGCTACAGATTCGGCGATTCGGAATTTAAACGGTGAATTAAAAGAGGCACTATCTGGTCGTGAGCGCGTAAGTAAAGAAGAAGCTAAGGCTATGGCACTGAATTATTTAAAATTAGGTGAAGGGGCTAAGGTGCAAATCTCTGATTCAGCAGAAGCACTTGAGTACCCGGCTTATTCAATAGTAATTGATGATCCTGAAAATCAAGCACATTATAATATGGACATGAGTGTCGAAGGTGGAGAACCGATTTGGTTTTTACAAGATCGTCATATTGAAAAAGCGCAAATAAGTTTAAATGAAGCAGTTGAAAAAGCCCAAGACTTTTTAGAACGTGGTGGAAAGGAACACATGATGCTTGTAGATAGCACGCAATATGACAATCTCGGTGTGCTTGAATTTGCTTATGTTGATAACGACGTTAGAATTTATCCTGATACAGTTACACTTGAAGTCGCATTGGATGATGGTGATATCGTCTCTTACGTAGGTAGAGGGCACCTTATCAATCATGAAGAAAATCGAGATATCCCTAAACCAGAGCTGTCGAAAGAAGAAGCACAGTCAAGAGTAAATGACCGTGTGGAGATTATGGAAGACCATCTTGCTATGATTGAAAATCAAATGCAAGAAACCGTTTTAGTGTACGAATTTTATGGAACAAAAAATAATGATACATATCGTATCTTTATTAATGCACAATCAGGTGAAGAAGAAAAAGTGGAACGTATGCAAGATTCCGAGCCTATGTATTGA
- the sleB gene encoding spore cortex-lytic enzyme — MKIFFALVVACAFSFTSETAEAFSEQVIQKGATGDDVVELQSRLQYVGYYNGKIDGVFGWGTYWAVRNYQYEFGLDIDGLVGESMKDKLVGTTNFDKAFVMKALNEDRKFSHYGGTSKHIQKGEKGSNRGNGNSQPSKGGQTGGSGSKEGSSGGQGEGGTGAEQPESDAGEPIIEKAHNVPSGYSSNDIQLMAQAVYGEARGEPYEGQVAVAAVIVNRLNSATFPDTVAGVIYEDRAFTAVADGQINIGADENARNAVLDALNGQDPTNNALYYFNPDTATSGWIWTRPQIKRIGKHIFCY, encoded by the coding sequence ATGAAAATCTTTTTTGCTTTAGTTGTTGCTTGTGCATTTTCATTTACCAGTGAAACGGCAGAAGCGTTTTCTGAACAAGTCATCCAAAAAGGGGCAACTGGAGATGATGTAGTTGAATTGCAGTCACGCTTGCAATACGTTGGGTATTATAACGGTAAAATTGACGGCGTATTTGGTTGGGGAACGTATTGGGCAGTGCGCAATTATCAATACGAATTTGGACTTGATATCGACGGACTTGTAGGAGAAAGCATGAAAGATAAGCTCGTTGGAACGACCAATTTTGATAAAGCCTTTGTAATGAAAGCACTTAATGAAGATCGTAAATTCAGTCATTACGGTGGTACGTCGAAGCATATTCAAAAAGGTGAAAAAGGATCGAATCGTGGCAATGGAAATAGCCAACCTTCAAAAGGCGGGCAAACAGGTGGTTCGGGTTCTAAAGAGGGATCTTCGGGTGGTCAAGGCGAAGGAGGAACTGGAGCTGAACAACCTGAATCTGATGCTGGGGAGCCAATTATAGAGAAAGCTCATAATGTTCCATCCGGTTATTCAAGCAACGATATTCAATTAATGGCACAAGCCGTTTATGGGGAAGCTAGAGGTGAACCGTATGAAGGGCAAGTGGCTGTAGCTGCTGTCATCGTAAATCGTCTCAATTCAGCAACTTTCCCAGATACAGTAGCGGGAGTTATTTATGAAGATCGAGCTTTTACTGCAGTGGCAGATGGACAAATTAATATAGGTGCGGATGAGAATGCGCGTAATGCTGTTCTCGATGCTCTAAATGGTCAAGACCCTACAAACAATGCATTGTATTATTTTAATCCTGATACAGCAACATCAGGATGGATATGGACTCGTCCACAAATCAAACGAATTGGCAAACATATTTTCTGTTACTAA